CTTGAACGGGGGCGTGCGCCACTGGCCGGTCTGCTCGGCGTTTCCGAGGAAGGCGGGAGTCACGAAGCGGACCGTGTACTTGAGTGGTTTCATGATTCGCTCCCCGAGGGTTGCGTCATGTTGTCCGATATCCAATGCCGGCGCTCGGCCGGCAAGCTTGTAGGCCAGCCGGCCAGGCTCCAATCATGGCCTGATTGCGGACGCGGATCTGGACATTTACTATACACATCAGGAGGTGTATGCCATGCGTATCAATATCGTGCTCGATGAACAGCTCATCGCCGAGGCGATGCGCCTCGCCGGGGCCAAGACCCGGCGCGAGATGGTGGACCAGGCGCTGCGGGAGTATGTCGCCCGCCACCGCCAGCGGGAGATCCTGGGGCTTGCCGGTCAGGGCTTGATCGCCCCGGACTACGACGTCCGCGCGGTGCGCGCGGGGATGGCCGATGGTATTGGTTGATTCGTTGGTGTTCCCCACGAAGGTGTAGACCATGAGCGCGATGAGCGTGCGGTCCCGAAGGCCGGCCGATGTGCCGGTGTCGATGCTGTCGAGGAGCTCGCGGGTCTCGTCGGCCGAGAGGACGGGCGTCTTGCCTTTGCTGACGATGTGCTCGGGTCCCCGGATGGCGCCGCGAGCGTCTCCTGCAGTTCCTCGATGTAGGTCGCGATGTGGACCGGTCGGACCGCGCCGAGCTGGGTGATCCCGTGGCGCTCGAACCAGCCGGCAAAGGCGGTCACGGCCCGGGCGTAGGCCTTGCGGGTGTTGGGATTCCGGAGATTGGCGGTGAAGAAATCGAGAACACGCTCGGCGGTCGATGGATTCGGGGCGAAGAGCGCCGGTAAAGCGAGGGACGTGCGTGGACGCCGAATCAGCGCGGAGCTCTTGTCGGTTTGAATAGCTTGACGCCGGCCTTCCTGGCCGCGTGTCGCAAGTCCTCATCCAAGGTGGCGAGCGGCAGCGCCGCCCGCAGTGCGAGTTCGAGATACGAGGCGTCGTAAGCCGAGAGTCGATAGCGCCGCGCCAGCTGCAACGTACCGCCCAGGGCCTGCGCCGACGTGTCGGCGTCGACGTGGATCGGCGTGGCCTGCAACATCTCGAGGAAGGCCTCACTCTGCGCTTCATTCAACTGCCCCTTGGCTTCGCCCCGGGCCAGCACGTTGGCAATCTCCAGTCCCCAGGTCATCGGCACTGCCGCCGCGGACGTGCGCGCTCGCAGAGCCGCGAGCACCGAAAATACGTAAGCCGCCTCCCGCGCAGCGGCGTCTCCTAACAGCCAGGAAAGCGTCACCGAGGCGTCGAGGACAAATTTCACTCTCTGCCTTCCTCGATCAATGCCCGGACATCAACCTTCGCCCGCACCGGGTTCTCCTTGATGAAGGCGAGGAATTTATCGATCGCTGCCGCTGCGTCCTTCGACTTCTGAGCGCTGCTCGGCACCAGATCAGCAATGGGCCGACCACGATTGGTGATCGTGAACTGCTTGCCGGCTTGAACCTGCCGCAACAGCTCTGGCAGCTTGGTCTTGGCCTCGTAGGCGCCGATCTCGGTCTTCATGCGACGCGGACTCCATAGTGGACTAGGCTATAGACTAGTCTATCACAGATAAAAGCCACTGCCGTGGCCGAACTATATTACGCAATAGAACAGAAACGCGGTCCCGACCAAACACCGAGCCGCTCAACGATCATTAAGGACATTAACGCGACGCTGTTCATCAACGAGGTGAAGCATTTTGACGACCGGAACTGCGAATTCATCAAGTTCGACGCCGAGGAGTGCGCATTGGGGGCCATTCTGAAGGCGATCACGGACTACAAGACGCTCACCGGCGATGTATCCGCTGCCATGAAGGCGCTTTTGGGCTGGACCTGTCAGAACCTTGACGCCTAGACGATTATGGAACGTGGCAAGCTGCTCGAAGACG
This sequence is a window from Chromatiales bacterium 21-64-14. Protein-coding genes within it:
- a CDS encoding DUF2191 domain-containing protein, translated to MRINIVLDEQLIAEAMRLAGAKTRREMVDQALREYVARHRQREILGLAGQGLIAPDYDVRAVRAGMADGIG
- a CDS encoding prevent-host-death protein; this encodes MKTEIGAYEAKTKLPELLRQVQAGKQFTITNRGRPIADLVPSSAQKSKDAAAAIDKFLAFIKENPVRAKVDVRALIEEGRE
- a CDS encoding VapC toxin family PIN domain ribonuclease — protein: MKFVLDASVTLSWLLGDAAAREAAYVFSVLAALRARTSAAAVPMTWGLEIANVLARGEAKGQLNEAQSEAFLEMLQATPIHVDADTSAQALGGTLQLARRYRLSAYDASYLELALRAALPLATLDEDLRHAARKAGVKLFKPTRAPR